From Mauremys reevesii isolate NIE-2019 linkage group 10, ASM1616193v1, whole genome shotgun sequence, the proteins below share one genomic window:
- the EEF2KMT gene encoding protein-lysine N-methyltransferase EEF2KMT: MDPAAEEARHLGLRFQRGFLACRRLRAFPWAELEKKLKSSSDALLLLDILQKTILHPLCMKYPPSVKYRRCFISELIKKHESIATEPLDELYDVLAEILNKEESTNCYKSYLLPTGDSVTLSETVAIISQGTTGLVTWDAALYLAEWAIENSAIFSNRTILELGSGIGLTGIAICKTCNPKAYVFSDYHHCVLEQLRENIHLNGFVLESETGNHTKMQSQNQRTEVMDLQGPKITVAELDWDSVTKEQLTELQVDVVIAADVVYDPQITLSLIGVLQQLSTSKTTGNPPEIYIAFTVRNPDTYHLFQTELGKVGIGWQVVPTHTKNLFLYDLHSDIILLKLLA; the protein is encoded by the exons gaacttgaaaaaaaattaaagagttCATCAGATGCCTTGCTACTGCTGGATATTTTGCAGAAG ACTATTCTTCACCCCTTATGCATGAAATATCCCCCTTCCGTGAAGTACAGAAGATGCTTCATATCTGAACTCATTAAAAAG CATGAGTCCATAGCAACTGAACCCCTGGATGAATTGTATGATGTACTAGCAGAGATTTTAAATAAAGAAGAATCTACCAACTGTTATAAAAGCTACTTACTG CCCACAGGGGACTCTGTTACACTTTCTGAGACGGTGGCAATAATCTCTCAGGGAACCACAGGACTAGTCACGTGGGATGCTGCTCTTTATCTTGCTGAATGGGCAATAGAGAATTCTGCCATTTTCAGTAACAG GACCATCTTGGAATTAGGAAGTGGGATTGGCCTCACAGGAATTGCAATCTGTAAAACCTGTAATCCCAAGGCATATGTATTTAGTGACTACCATCACTGTGTTCTTGAGCAACTGAGAGAAAATATCCATTTAAATGGCTTTGTTCTGGAGTCTGAAACTGGGAATCACACCAAAATGCAATCCCAAAACCAGAGGACAGAAGTGATGGATTTACAAGGACCAAAAATAACAGTTGCAGAACTTGATTGGGATTCTGTTACAAAGGAACAACTTACAGAGCTTCAGGTTGATGTTGTTATTGCAGCAG ATGTGGTGTATGATCCCCAGATAACTTTATCCCTTATCGGTGTCCTGCAGCAACTTTCCACTTCCAAAACCACTGGAAACCCACCTGAAATCTACATTGCCTTCACGGTTCGTAATCCAGACACCTATCACCTCTTCCAAACTGAACTTG GTAAAGTTGGGATTGGCTGGCAGGTTGTTCCTACTCACACGAAGAACCTTTTCTTATATGACCTGCATTCAGACATAATTCTTCTAAAATTACTTGCGTAG